In Lolium rigidum isolate FL_2022 chromosome 3, APGP_CSIRO_Lrig_0.1, whole genome shotgun sequence, the genomic window CCTTGAGGATACATCAACAAACGCCCAATTAAACAACTCAGCCAGGACACGAAATGTCCCACCGTTCTTTCAGTAATTAAACTAGGGAAAGTACTAGGAGATGGACAATGGCAGTTTAGCTAACCTACCCTTACAAAACACACTTCGGCTGCCGGTCTCCCACTTCCAACTAGACGTACTGCTCACAATTCATCCCCGGAACGtctcatttatttatttttctatcgCATACTTTCTTATTTCTTCCTTTTGGTTCATTCCTCCTTTTATATTTGGAAGGATTTCTTCTTTTTAAGAGAAACCGGAACTACATTCCGTACACCATTTCTTGTGTCACTTCgaaggaaaagaaaagaggaaatGTTGCCAATTTCACTTACTAGTACAATTTTTCTTCTTATGTTTTTTTATTGCGGATTTGGATTATTTCTGGTTACCGCACCCCACACCCACGTAGCAATAACAatgttttcttggagttttttttttcacaAGTGAATTGGGTTAAACATATGGCTAGGGAACATAAGGAATCTACATTCGTCAGCTGGTTTCAACCATCTGCAGAAACGTCATTTTCCAGCCCCCAAGCAACAAATTGACAAGATGAAGCACCTTTTTCCtaattatcatttttattttcctCCAGTAACATATCAAACCTTAGCTATCAATTGCAGACAAAGCTGTTGCACAACATGTAAAAACACTATTATTCAAACACCCATTTCAACCCCATTATCATTTACAAGTTACCGCACTTGGAAGCATAattaaagaaagaaaatgttgcATAAGCAGTAGTACACACCAGCAGATTCTTCTCCTTTTGGTTAGCTTGATGGGCACAATAGAGGAGCAGAGAGTTGCAGAAGCAAAGATCCCCATAACCAAAGCCAGATATACAAAACGAGTAAAAAACAGCACCAAaggggcaaaagaaaagaaaaacaggaAAAGAAAGCACAGAAAATCCCCACTTCACTATCTCTCCCAACCCCTCTTCCCATGCTGTAACTACACTGCATCGCCAGTTCccacctcatcttcttcctcctcctcctcttcgtcctcgcaGGGAAGGAAGCAGCCGCGCCACGTCGATCGATCCGGCCGGTgcgccgcccgcgcgcgcgcgccgccagcgCCAGGGCCAGCGGCCGCGGCGAATCTGGCGCCAGGGGGCCCTGCATTGCCGGAGGACCGCACCGGGTAGCCAGATCTCCTCCGCCCACGCGCCGCCACGGCACGGCATGGTGGCTGCCGCAGCGGCGGCCAACGCGCCAGATCCGGCCCGCACCTCGCGCCCGCCGCTCACGCCGGCGCTCGACAAgcccaactccggcgccgcccTGCGCCGCCCCGCGCGCTCCACCAAGCCCGTCTCCTCGCGCTacctcgcctccgccgcctccccggcctcctccacctcctccacgtcctcctcctcctcctcctccgcccccgcCTCCTCGCGCCGCTCCGTCTCCGCGCAGCGCGGGCGGTCCTCCAcgcccccgccgccgcagcaCGCCACGTCGCCCACGccacccgcggcggcggcggcggtgacggcCACCACGATGCGGAGCCTCTCGGTGTCCTTCCAGGGGGAGTCCTTCTTCTACCAGACGTCGCGCGCGCCGCGGGCCGCGTCGCCGTcctcccccggcggcggcggcggccggcgcgggcccacgcCGGAGCGGCGCAAGAGCGTGTCCTCCGTGCCCGAGGCCGAGAACGCGCGGCCCCAGCACCGGTGGCCCGCCGCCAGGCCCAAGGCGTCGGACCCGCTCGCGCGCAGCCTCGACTGCAACCTCGACCGCAAGGACTCCATCCTCGCCGCGGTCCAGCTCCTCCGCCGATCCATGGCGTTCGACTCcacctcctccctctccccctccgaCCCGGCCGTTGCCGGCGCTCCCGACCTCTCCGCCTCGTCCGACACCGACAGCGTCTCCTCCGGCAGCAACTCGGGGGCCGGCGATCCGCCACGCCGCGGCATCAGCGTTCCGGCGCGGTTCTGGCAGGAGACCAACAGCCGCCTGCGACGGCTTCCGGATGCAGGGCTGCCGCTACCGTCGTCTTCAGGAAGGAGGTCGTTCTCGGACAGCCCAATGTCACCGAGGCTGCCTGGCCGGTCACCGTCTCCGAGCCGAGGAAGCAGGGGGATGGCGAGCCCATCCAAAGGGCGAGGTGGAGAGGCATCACCAAACGGGCACATTGTTCAGACGGCGGCAAATGCTCCATCTATCATTAGCTTTGCTGCGGAGGTCAGGAGGGCCAAGAAAGGGGAGAACAGGATTGAGGAGGCACACAGGTTGCGGATGCTGGACAACCAGCATTTGCAGTGGCGGTGCATCAATGCTCGGACGGATGCAACGCTCCTGGTACAGAGCTTCACTGCCGAGGTAAATCATCACCTATCAACTTTGAATTTATTATACCTCCTAAATGTTTCATGTTCAGATGTTGATGCTTGCAATTAAACATAAACTCACTTCTTAAGTTTCACAATTAAGTTCAGTAACACATGAAATGCAAAGTTTCCAAAAAACAATTTGTTATCGTGGGGTTTAAGAATGCTGTATTAACTAGAGTATTAAGTTATGCTGGTTACCAATCACCAATGCAGTTAGGATTTGCTAGCTGCCTTTTTAGGGTAGTCATCGGTTGCTCAtaatcttcatttattagcagctGGTCTGGAGAAGTAAACATATCCATAATATTTTTTCGGTCAAATGTAGCCTCCTTCAGTAACTAGGTCCTGATACCATCTCTTATTGTTATAGAGGAGAATCTTTGTACTCACTGAATTTACATGTATAATGTATCAATTGTTAGTTGCCAAATTTGCCACACTGTTAAATCAAACTTTTGCTCTTGCACTTTTATGGACATAGTTCAGGGCACAGACAGAGTGGCATGCTATTGTGGGTGTACAGTTACAAATTTAGACTGCTTATTCATTAATATCTAGGTTCTGTTCGAGAAGTGTAAATCATAGCTCAACATGTGTTGTCATAAATAAGCCAAGCTTTTAAACTGTGATAAAATCATACAAAAGAGATATTCATGCTGAAAGAATATTAAACTCGGATGAAGTAAAGTTGATGTGGGAAGAAAATAGAAGGTACCATATCAGGTTACAAATCATGATCTGCAATTTTGCTATTCATACCTGgctcatgtttttttttcttggcaAAAACATTTGACATATAGCTGGAAAAATTTGGGAAAAAATAG contains:
- the LOC124696464 gene encoding protein SNOWY COTYLEDON 3-like, coding for MVAAAAAANAPDPARTSRPPLTPALDKPNSGAALRRPARSTKPVSSRYLASAASPASSTSSTSSSSSSSAPASSRRSVSAQRGRSSTPPPPQHATSPTPPAAAAAVTATTMRSLSVSFQGESFFYQTSRAPRAASPSSPGGGGGRRGPTPERRKSVSSVPEAENARPQHRWPAARPKASDPLARSLDCNLDRKDSILAAVQLLRRSMAFDSTSSLSPSDPAVAGAPDLSASSDTDSVSSGSNSGAGDPPRRGISVPARFWQETNSRLRRLPDAGLPLPSSSGRRSFSDSPMSPRLPGRSPSPSRGSRGMASPSKGRGGEASPNGHIVQTAANAPSIISFAAEVRRAKKGENRIEEAHRLRMLDNQHLQWRCINARTDATLLVQSFTAEKTLHSAWKEISKLRDNVSSKRCKLQLQKQKLKLFAILRGEISYLEEWSHVEKHHSSSLLAAIEALKASTLRLPVVGGAKVDAQCVKEAVNSAVDVMHTMTSSMSNLLSKVEGTSSVVYELAKLATQEQMLLDQSRDLLSTVAAIHVKQCSLKTHMLQRKQRQSQTQW